In Pseudoalteromonas sp. NC201, a single window of DNA contains:
- the ybeD gene encoding DUF493 family protein YbeD, with the protein MVKPVKNTKFDEYLEFPCPFTFKIMGLANVNLTDQILAKLQVIAPGDYAPKVKPSSKGTYEAVSLVVTVTSKEHIEQIYTEIGGIEDVRYIL; encoded by the coding sequence GTGGTAAAACCAGTTAAAAATACTAAGTTTGATGAATACTTAGAATTTCCTTGCCCATTTACATTCAAAATTATGGGCCTAGCAAATGTCAATTTGACGGATCAGATCCTAGCCAAACTGCAGGTTATTGCACCTGGTGATTATGCACCAAAGGTTAAACCAAGCAGTAAGGGCACCTATGAAGCCGTATCTCTAGTCGTTACAGTAACCAGCAAAGAGCATATCGAGCAGATTTATACCGAGATCGGTGGCATCGAAGACGTCCGCTACATCCTGTAG
- the lipB gene encoding lipoyl(octanoyl) transferase LipB — MESRKLIVRQLGLCRYEPIWHKMQYFTDERDDTTADEIWLVEHEPVFTQGQAGKEEHVLAPGDIPVVKVDRGGQVTYHGPGQQMLYVLLNLRRLKIGVRELVTWLEESIIDSLKEYGIKAYAKADAPGVYVNDSKIASLGLRVRRGCSFHGLALNVNMDLGPFLRINPCGYAGMNMVQSSEINGPQTVADAGAGLVKHMLKRINAEHVEYTEGFENV, encoded by the coding sequence ATGGAATCTCGTAAGTTAATTGTGCGCCAACTTGGCCTTTGTCGTTACGAGCCAATTTGGCACAAAATGCAATATTTTACCGACGAGCGTGATGACACCACAGCGGATGAAATCTGGCTGGTGGAACATGAGCCTGTTTTTACGCAAGGTCAAGCTGGTAAAGAAGAGCATGTTTTGGCGCCAGGTGACATTCCCGTCGTAAAAGTGGATCGCGGCGGTCAAGTTACCTATCACGGTCCTGGGCAACAAATGCTTTATGTGCTGCTCAACTTACGACGATTGAAAATAGGGGTACGTGAGCTCGTCACTTGGCTAGAAGAAAGCATAATCGACTCCCTTAAAGAATATGGGATAAAGGCTTATGCTAAAGCCGATGCACCAGGTGTATACGTCAACGATAGCAAGATAGCATCTCTTGGACTTAGAGTCCGTCGTGGCTGCTCATTTCATGGGCTCGCACTCAACGTCAATATGGATCTTGGTCCATTTTTACGAATAAACCCTTGTGGTTACGCGGGCATGAATATGGTGCAAAGTAGCGAAATTAATGGACCTCAAACCGTCGCTGATGCGGGGGCCGGTCTGGTAAAACACATGCTAAAACGCATTAATGCTGAGCATGTCGAATACACTGAAGGGTTTGAAAACGTATGA